The following are encoded together in the Xiphophorus hellerii strain 12219 chromosome 3, Xiphophorus_hellerii-4.1, whole genome shotgun sequence genome:
- the atn1 gene encoding atrophin-1 isoform X2: MKTRTHKESMPMRSGRRRGASEERRGRRPHTSPTRPERTDRQTQRGGGEELAGNRFSCRSQGHDSSESEGEELVSPPKRQKVQDSAPNTNPPTSTHLTESSTTSTVPPPTSAASQSRESDNEDGQSQGSRSSAVGSLANSSSSLSSGRDIDQDNRSSSPSLSASPLGSLDSDSDGPDSPKQGEREKGKEVGAGKVSGEDRRTLREGRGEESCGDGEKRDVETIEDSSSLKPPSTPCSSSSLTPSIRGGESSNDSNSGRKSYFSLDSKLMCKVEYGSPAGVESNRMTSKASTQCINKTTISGGDFSHNSPNIPHSLPPPLPPPPALKPLELGGQNLSAEVKTERDKTEKTEKLMDKAQSTPPSLLPQSGPQPLSQSQSQPQTQPSSHPHHYSSSWQGGAATGCQGSWGYSRYPGSHHPQHQPPVQQQQLPSVYNPPSSRHSSSHPSYLPHPHPHPHREYLPRYAGGGGDRERGPTGERERGVRGECGGREITREFSAPVGNSSNSNGGGSSNNGCGAMSVPNSIPAREFGGIPIGQNREYQGSGRDGPNLGPDRRDFGSAFRDREREREREGGREFNLPNQNQNRDFGPTGPAGGHPRDKDGNRWNEFGSQTREVVSNSNPNNNSIPQGNPPSSTSGLPVAPMLNRDPPASPQNNLNHPSHSSLPQHPHSHPPNSSNRDFPPPMDQTQMPSTGGDHFHRDYPPSGGKDFPAGAPPSAGTNREYLSSPGVTPNLGREYPGTGGTQHAHPPHPHYQPGPKDRERDSNLRESALYQSRGGPNQPPALSPSSSSSHHGQYPHPPPQPPVHPPQSSHSQAPQSTMGPSTRPPHYQSSAQTPPTPLSPLPSPSTNQMGAFSSFPSSSSSAPNSQLPVPGVSSSCSPGCRSSSFHGTVNNHPQFSGTYHSNGSNGSTMANSSSNSSAVSSSSNANSQAPSPQNVSKAPPPLSNSTNNNSNVSTPALTSSLPGVEGHSDSGLPPTAVIKEEPPEDREETESPPLVLRSPSPEPKHVDIPIHASQSARFHKVLDRGSSNSCARSDVLFVPLDGSKLWKKRNEMIERARREVEQRARDLREKERERERERERELDRHLQHQKDVSAAGGGRQGSSLFFPPSSSIILDPSSSSASSSANVVAHAPAHPQHHPSHPHAHLPPTHHLHPSLSHAIPHSLLLPTMGGASAVVGGPQGALGIGLGGPYLGPDTPALRTLSEYARPHAMSPLSAASRAQAHHPQVHHGHPHVHPSFFLPQLQNHALSHPHHLPTDAATAAAILGFLYGGSLEGGPGVPGHPGMAGGPVPGGIGGAGLGGMGFPHAMAAHRDRLKPGFEFKSDERVYPVGSIPDPAAIALAHSHAHAHSNAHAHAHSLLLAGGAAANEVSLYGTPPPPPVPPGPPHLQNPTLAQVTRPPQPPAPQSLSNPPPSSLLPPSLPSHPSSAPSAPAPPSAPPTAPPQPPTSNSSSLHQPVPHSSFPNSLSSHVPPPPAPAAPPETYPTPTRSPASYERDRSGARERERERDRAALPAFGDRERERERERERGGSGGGGGAGAGNGGGTGGGGGGENLGRLQMLNVTPHHHQHSHIHSHLHLHQQDTAAGGVHPLMDPLASGSPLARLPYPGAALGTPILAHPLTDSEVLRQQLFGAPFRDLPQPSSLTGPMSAAHQLQAMQQAQSAELQIQRLALEQQWIHHHHHHSLTQDEYFSHLKKESDKTL, translated from the exons ATGAAAACAAGGACGCACAAAGAATCG ATGCCCATGCGCAGTGGGCGAAGGAGGGGGGCAAGTGAGGAGAGAAGGGGCAGGCGCCCGCACACCAGCCCAACTCGCCCTGAACGCACTGACCGGCAGACG CAAAGAGGTGGTGGTGAGGAACTGGCTGGAAATCGCTTCAGTTGCAGATCACAAGGACATGATTCATCAGAGAGTGAGGGGGAGGAACTTGTATCACCTCCAAAGAGACAGAAAGTTCAG GATTCAGCACCAAACACAAATCCTCCAACATCAACACACTTGACTGAAAGCTCAACAACTTCCACTGTTCCACCTCCAACCTCAGCTGCAAGCCAATCTCGGGAGAGTGACAATGAAGATGGCCAATCCCAGGGCAGTAGGAGTTCAGCCGTAGGGAGCCTGGCCAATAGCAGTAGCAGCCTGAGTAGCGGGCGGGATATAGACCAGGACAATCGATCCTCATCTCCTAGTCTTTCCGCTTCCCCTTTGGGTAGCCTGGACTCTGATTCTGATGGACCCGATTCACCAAAGCAAGGAGAACGTGAGAAAGGTAAAGAGGTTGGTGCAGGAAAGGTGAGCGGGGAGGATAGGAGAACGTTACGAGAGGGGAGAGGAGAAGAATCTTGTGGCGATGGGGAAAAACGAGACGTAGAGACAATTGAAGATTCTTCATCTCTAAAGCCCCCTTCCACTCCCTGCTCTTCCTCTAGTCTAACTCCTTCTATTCGAGGAGGAGAGTCCTCAAATGACAGCAATAGTGGGAGGAAATCATATTTCTCCCTGGACTCCAAATTGATGTGTAAAGTTGAGTATGGCTCACCAGCGGGTGTTGAAAGCAACAGAATGACTTCCAAAGCCAGCACACAGTGCATAAACAAGACAACGATCTCTGGAGGAGATTTTTCACATAACAGCCCCAACATTCCCCATTCGTTGCCCCCTCCGCTTCCTCCTCCACCTGCCCTGAAGCCGTTGGAGCTTGGGGGACAAAACCTGTCGGCTGAGGTTaagacagaaagagacaaaactgaaaaaacagagaaactcaTGGACAAGGCTCAGTCCACGCCTCCTTCTCTCCTGCCACAGTCCGGCCCGCAGCCCCtgtcccagtcccagtctcagCCTCAGACCCAGCCCTCTAGCCATCCTCACCATTACAGCTCCAGTTGGCAGGGCGGGGCAGCAACTGGTTGCCAGGGGAGCTGGGGCTACTCCCGCTATCCTGGCAGCCACCACCCACAGCACCAGCCCCccgtgcagcagcagcaacttcCCTCCGTCTACAACCCGCCATCCTCTCGCCACTCCTCATCCCACCCCTCTTACCTTCCCCATCCTCACCCCCACCCTCACAGAGAGTACCTTCCCAGGTACGCtggaggggggggggacagAGAGAGGGGCCCcacaggagagagagagaggggagtaAGAGGAGAGTGTGGTGGGAGAGAGATCACCAGAGAGTTTTCTGCTCCTGttggcaacagcagcaacagtaATGGAGGGGGGAGTAGTAATAATGGCTGTGGTGCAATGAGTGTCCCCAACAGCATTCCAGCTAGGGAGTTTGGGGGGATACCCATAGGGCAGAACAGGGAGTACCAAGGCTCAGGAAGAGATGGACCCAACTTAGGTCCAGATCGAAGAGACTTTGGTTCAGCATTCAGGGACAGGGAGCGCGAAAGGGAACGGGAAGGAGGAAGGGAGTTTAATCTGCCAAATCAAAATCAGAATAGAGACTTTGGCCCCACCGGACCTGCAGGGGGGCACCCAAGAGACAAAGATGGCAACAGATGGAATGAGTTTGGGAGCCAGACAAGAGAGGTTGTGAGCAACAGCAACCCTAATAACAACTCCATACCACAGGGGAACCCCCCAAGTTCAACCAGTGGTCTACCAGTCGCCCCCATGCTGAACCGTGACCCACCTGCATCACCCCAAAACAACCTCAATCACCCTTCTCATTCCTCTCTTCCCCAGCATCCCCATTCTCATCCCCCAAATTCATCCAACAGGGATTTCCCTCCACCCATGGACCAGACACAAATGCCTTCAACTGGAGGAGATCACTTCCACAGAGACTATCCTCCAAGTGGAGGAAAAGACTTTCCAGCTGGGGCACCTCCTTCTGCTGGCACAAATCGAGAGTACCTAAGTTCCCCTGGAGTGACTCCAAACCTGGGACGAGAGTACCCAGGGACAGGAGGAACGCAACATGCCCACCCACCTCACCCCCACTACCAGCCTGGGCCcaaagacagagagagggatTCAAACCTGCGAGAGTCTGCTCTCTACCAAAGCCGTGGAGGCCCTAATCAGCCTCCTGCactctctccttcctcctcttccagcCATCATGGACAATATCCACATCCGCCTCCTCAGCCACCTGTACACCCCCCTCAAAGCTCCCATTCCCAGGCACCCCAATCAACTATGGGACCTAGTACACGTCCTCCACACTATCAGTCCTCTGCTCAAACTCCTCCAACACCTCTATCTCCCTTACCTAGCCCATCTACCAATCAGATGGGAGCCTTCTCATCCTTTCCCTCTAGTTCTTCCTCTGCACCCAACTCACAACTTCCCGTTCCAGGTGTGTCATCCAGCTGTTCACCTGGATGCCGCAGTTCGTCTTTCCATGGCACTGTGAACAATCATCCTCAGTTCAGTGGCACCTATCACTCCAACGGAAGCAACGGCAGCACCATGGCAAACAGCAGTAGCAACAGTAGCGCAGTCAGCAGTAGCAGCAACGCAAACTCACAGGCACCCTCACCTCAGAATGTCTCGAAGGCACCACCACCTCTCAGTAACTccaccaacaacaacagcaatgTCTCAACACCTGCCTTGACCTCATCACTTCCTGGTGTGGAGGGACATTCAGACTCAGGTCTGCCTCCAACAGCCGTAATCAAGGAAGAACCACCAGAGGACCGGGAAGAAACTGAAAGTCCTCCCCTGGTATTAAGAAGTCCCTCACCTGAACCAAAACATGTGGATATTCCTATTCACGCCAGCCAATCAGCACG GTTTCACAAGGTCCTTGACAGAGGCAGCAGCAACTCCTGTGCCCGCAGCGATGTCCTCTTTGTCCCATTGGACGGCtccaaactgtggaaaaagagGAACGAGATGATCGAAAGAGCTCGCAGGGAAGTTGAGCAGAGGGCCAGAGacctgagagagaaagaaagggaaCGGGAAAGAGAGCGTGAGAGAGAACTGGATCGGCATCTACAG CACCAGAAGGATGTCAGTGCTGCTGGAGGGGGACGCCAGGGTTCCTCACTCTTCTTCCCCCCCTCGTCCTCCATCATTCTTGacccttcctcttcctccgccTCTTCCTCCGCCAACGTAGTCGCCCACGCTCCCGCTCACCCACAGCATCACCCCTCACATCCACATGCTCATCTTCCACCGACACATCATCTCCACCCCTCTCTGTCCCACGCTATTCCCCACTCCCTCCTCTTACCCACCATGGGTGGGGCGTCGGCAGTGGTTGGTGGTCCTCAGGGGGCCCTGGGAATTGGGTTAGGAGGTCCATATTTAGGACCTGACACACCAGCCCTGAGAACCCTGAGCGAATACGCTCGCCCACATGCCATGTCTCCTCTTAGTGCAGCGAGTCGTGCTCAGGCACACCACCCTCAAGTTCACCATGGTCACCCCCATGTCCACCCCTCATTCTTCCTCCCTCAATTACAAAACCATGCTTTGAGCCACCCACACCACCTACCTACCgatgcagcaacagcagcagccatCTTGGGCTTTTTGTACGGTGGCAGCCTTGAAGGTGGTCCAGGTGTGCCGGGGCACCCTGGGATGGCCGGGGGCCCCGTACCAGGAGGAATTGGCGGTGCGGGTTTGGGAGGCATGGGTTTCCCTCACGCAATGGCAGCTCATCGAGATCGGCTAAAGCCTGGATTTGAGTTTAAGAGTGATGAGCGGGTTTATCCTGTGGGATCCATACCCGACCCTGCAGCTATTGCACTTGCTCATTCGCATGCGCATGCCCACAGCAACGCCCATGCACATGCTCACTCCCTGCTGCTTGCAGGAGGTGCAGCAGCTAATGAAGTGTCACTCTATGGCACTCCACCCCCTCCTCCTGTTCCACCTGGACCTCCACACCTTCAAAACCCAACCCTGGCACAAGTAACCCGACCTCCACAACCTCCTGCTCCACAGTCACTGTCTAATCCTCCTCCTTCATCCCTCCTTCCACCTTCCCTCCCCTCTCACCCTTCATCTGCCCCCTCAGCCCCGGCACCACCTTCCGCACCTCCAACCGCTCCTCCTCAACCACCTACCTCCAACTCTTCCTCACTTCATCAGCCAGTGCCCCACTCTTCTTTCCCTAACTCCCTGTCCTCTCACGTGCCTCCGCCTCCTGCCCCAGCTGCTCCGCCCGAGACTTATCCGACTCCCACGCGCTCCCCTGCCTCGTACGAGCGTGACAGGAGCGGAGCGAGGGAACGGGAGAGGGAGCGGGACAGAGCAGCTTTGCCGGCCTTTGGggacagagagcgagaaagagagagggagcgaGAAAGGGGAGGAAGTGGGGGAGGCGGAGGAGCAGGAGCGGGGAATGGAGGCGGAACagggggaggaggtggaggagagaaCCTGGGGCGTCTTCAGATGTTGAATGTGACGCCTCATCATCACCAGCATTCACACATCCACTCACATCTTCACCTGCACCAGCAAGACACAG CGGCGGGCGGGGTTCACCCCCTGATGGACCCGTTGGCGTCGGGGTCTCCTTTGGCTCGCCTTCCTTACCCAGGAGCAGCACTCGGCACGCCCATCCTGGCTCACCCCCTCACTGACAGCGAGGTGCTTCGCCAACAGCTGTTCG GTGCTCCTTTCCGTGACTTGCCCCAGCCTTCCTCCCTCACCGGTCCCATGTCAGCGGCCCATCAGCTCCAGGCCATGCAGCAGGCCCAGAGCGCGGAGCTGCAGATCCAGAGACTGGCCCTGGAACAGCAGTGGAtccaccaccatcaccaccactCCCTCACACAGGACGAATATTTCAG tCACCTGAAGAAAGAGAGTGACAAGACCCTGTGA
- the atn1 gene encoding atrophin-1 isoform X1, which produces MKTRTHKESMPMRSGRRRGASEERRGRRPHTSPTRPERTDRQTQRGGGEELAGNRFSCRSQGHDSSESEGEELVSPPKRQKVQDSAPNTNPPTSTHLTESSTTSTVPPPTSAASQSRESDNEDGQSQGSRSSAVGSLANSSSSLSSGRDIDQDNRSSSPSLSASPLGSLDSDSDGPDSPKQGEREKGKEVGAGKVSGEDRRTLREGRGEESCGDGEKRDVETIEDSSSLKPPSTPCSSSSLTPSIRGGESSNDSNSGRKSYFSLDSKLMCKVEYGSPAGVESNRMTSKASTQCINKTTISGGDFSHNSPNIPHSLPPPLPPPPALKPLELGGQNLSAEVKTERDKTEKTEKLMDKAQSTPPSLLPQSGPQPLSQSQSQPQTQPSSHPHHYSSSWQGGAATGCQGSWGYSRYPGSHHPQHQPPVQQQQLPSVYNPPSSRHSSSHPSYLPHPHPHPHREYLPRYAGGGGDRERGPTGERERGVRGECGGREITREFSAPVGNSSNSNGGGSSNNGCGAMSVPNSIPAREFGGIPIGQNREYQGSGRDGPNLGPDRRDFGSAFRDREREREREGGREFNLPNQNQNRDFGPTGPAGGHPRDKDGNRWNEFGSQTREVVSNSNPNNNSIPQGNPPSSTSGLPVAPMLNRDPPASPQNNLNHPSHSSLPQHPHSHPPNSSNRDFPPPMDQTQMPSTGGDHFHRDYPPSGGKDFPAGAPPSAGTNREYLSSPGVTPNLGREYPGTGGTQHAHPPHPHYQPGPKDRERDSNLRESALYQSRGGPNQPPALSPSSSSSHHGQYPHPPPQPPVHPPQSSHSQAPQSTMGPSTRPPHYQSSAQTPPTPLSPLPSPSTNQMGAFSSFPSSSSSAPNSQLPVPGVSSSCSPGCRSSSFHGTVNNHPQFSGTYHSNGSNGSTMANSSSNSSAVSSSSNANSQAPSPQNVSKAPPPLSNSTNNNSNVSTPALTSSLPGVEGHSDSGLPPTAVIKEEPPEDREETESPPLVLRSPSPEPKHVDIPIHASQSARFHKVLDRGSSNSCARSDVLFVPLDGSKLWKKRNEMIERARREVEQRARDLREKERERERERERELDRHLQHQKDVSAAGGGRQGSSLFFPPSSSIILDPSSSSASSSANVVAHAPAHPQHHPSHPHAHLPPTHHLHPSLSHAIPHSLLLPTMGGASAVVGGPQGALGIGLGGPYLGPDTPALRTLSEYARPHAMSPLSAASRAQAHHPQVHHGHPHVHPSFFLPQLQNHALSHPHHLPTDAATAAAILGFLYGGSLEGGPGVPGHPGMAGGPVPGGIGGAGLGGMGFPHAMAAHRDRLKPGFEFKSDERVYPVGSIPDPAAIALAHSHAHAHSNAHAHAHSLLLAGGAAANEVSLYGTPPPPPVPPGPPHLQNPTLAQVTRPPQPPAPQSLSNPPPSSLLPPSLPSHPSSAPSAPAPPSAPPTAPPQPPTSNSSSLHQPVPHSSFPNSLSSHVPPPPAPAAPPETYPTPTRSPASYERDRSGARERERERDRAALPAFGDRERERERERERGGSGGGGGAGAGNGGGTGGGGGGENLGRLQMLNVTPHHHQHSHIHSHLHLHQQDTAAGGVHPLMDPLASGSPLARLPYPGAALGTPILAHPLTDSEVLRQQLFGEEKAPRPCAPFRDLPQPSSLTGPMSAAHQLQAMQQAQSAELQIQRLALEQQWIHHHHHHSLTQDEYFSHLKKESDKTL; this is translated from the exons ATGAAAACAAGGACGCACAAAGAATCG ATGCCCATGCGCAGTGGGCGAAGGAGGGGGGCAAGTGAGGAGAGAAGGGGCAGGCGCCCGCACACCAGCCCAACTCGCCCTGAACGCACTGACCGGCAGACG CAAAGAGGTGGTGGTGAGGAACTGGCTGGAAATCGCTTCAGTTGCAGATCACAAGGACATGATTCATCAGAGAGTGAGGGGGAGGAACTTGTATCACCTCCAAAGAGACAGAAAGTTCAG GATTCAGCACCAAACACAAATCCTCCAACATCAACACACTTGACTGAAAGCTCAACAACTTCCACTGTTCCACCTCCAACCTCAGCTGCAAGCCAATCTCGGGAGAGTGACAATGAAGATGGCCAATCCCAGGGCAGTAGGAGTTCAGCCGTAGGGAGCCTGGCCAATAGCAGTAGCAGCCTGAGTAGCGGGCGGGATATAGACCAGGACAATCGATCCTCATCTCCTAGTCTTTCCGCTTCCCCTTTGGGTAGCCTGGACTCTGATTCTGATGGACCCGATTCACCAAAGCAAGGAGAACGTGAGAAAGGTAAAGAGGTTGGTGCAGGAAAGGTGAGCGGGGAGGATAGGAGAACGTTACGAGAGGGGAGAGGAGAAGAATCTTGTGGCGATGGGGAAAAACGAGACGTAGAGACAATTGAAGATTCTTCATCTCTAAAGCCCCCTTCCACTCCCTGCTCTTCCTCTAGTCTAACTCCTTCTATTCGAGGAGGAGAGTCCTCAAATGACAGCAATAGTGGGAGGAAATCATATTTCTCCCTGGACTCCAAATTGATGTGTAAAGTTGAGTATGGCTCACCAGCGGGTGTTGAAAGCAACAGAATGACTTCCAAAGCCAGCACACAGTGCATAAACAAGACAACGATCTCTGGAGGAGATTTTTCACATAACAGCCCCAACATTCCCCATTCGTTGCCCCCTCCGCTTCCTCCTCCACCTGCCCTGAAGCCGTTGGAGCTTGGGGGACAAAACCTGTCGGCTGAGGTTaagacagaaagagacaaaactgaaaaaacagagaaactcaTGGACAAGGCTCAGTCCACGCCTCCTTCTCTCCTGCCACAGTCCGGCCCGCAGCCCCtgtcccagtcccagtctcagCCTCAGACCCAGCCCTCTAGCCATCCTCACCATTACAGCTCCAGTTGGCAGGGCGGGGCAGCAACTGGTTGCCAGGGGAGCTGGGGCTACTCCCGCTATCCTGGCAGCCACCACCCACAGCACCAGCCCCccgtgcagcagcagcaacttcCCTCCGTCTACAACCCGCCATCCTCTCGCCACTCCTCATCCCACCCCTCTTACCTTCCCCATCCTCACCCCCACCCTCACAGAGAGTACCTTCCCAGGTACGCtggaggggggggggacagAGAGAGGGGCCCcacaggagagagagagaggggagtaAGAGGAGAGTGTGGTGGGAGAGAGATCACCAGAGAGTTTTCTGCTCCTGttggcaacagcagcaacagtaATGGAGGGGGGAGTAGTAATAATGGCTGTGGTGCAATGAGTGTCCCCAACAGCATTCCAGCTAGGGAGTTTGGGGGGATACCCATAGGGCAGAACAGGGAGTACCAAGGCTCAGGAAGAGATGGACCCAACTTAGGTCCAGATCGAAGAGACTTTGGTTCAGCATTCAGGGACAGGGAGCGCGAAAGGGAACGGGAAGGAGGAAGGGAGTTTAATCTGCCAAATCAAAATCAGAATAGAGACTTTGGCCCCACCGGACCTGCAGGGGGGCACCCAAGAGACAAAGATGGCAACAGATGGAATGAGTTTGGGAGCCAGACAAGAGAGGTTGTGAGCAACAGCAACCCTAATAACAACTCCATACCACAGGGGAACCCCCCAAGTTCAACCAGTGGTCTACCAGTCGCCCCCATGCTGAACCGTGACCCACCTGCATCACCCCAAAACAACCTCAATCACCCTTCTCATTCCTCTCTTCCCCAGCATCCCCATTCTCATCCCCCAAATTCATCCAACAGGGATTTCCCTCCACCCATGGACCAGACACAAATGCCTTCAACTGGAGGAGATCACTTCCACAGAGACTATCCTCCAAGTGGAGGAAAAGACTTTCCAGCTGGGGCACCTCCTTCTGCTGGCACAAATCGAGAGTACCTAAGTTCCCCTGGAGTGACTCCAAACCTGGGACGAGAGTACCCAGGGACAGGAGGAACGCAACATGCCCACCCACCTCACCCCCACTACCAGCCTGGGCCcaaagacagagagagggatTCAAACCTGCGAGAGTCTGCTCTCTACCAAAGCCGTGGAGGCCCTAATCAGCCTCCTGCactctctccttcctcctcttccagcCATCATGGACAATATCCACATCCGCCTCCTCAGCCACCTGTACACCCCCCTCAAAGCTCCCATTCCCAGGCACCCCAATCAACTATGGGACCTAGTACACGTCCTCCACACTATCAGTCCTCTGCTCAAACTCCTCCAACACCTCTATCTCCCTTACCTAGCCCATCTACCAATCAGATGGGAGCCTTCTCATCCTTTCCCTCTAGTTCTTCCTCTGCACCCAACTCACAACTTCCCGTTCCAGGTGTGTCATCCAGCTGTTCACCTGGATGCCGCAGTTCGTCTTTCCATGGCACTGTGAACAATCATCCTCAGTTCAGTGGCACCTATCACTCCAACGGAAGCAACGGCAGCACCATGGCAAACAGCAGTAGCAACAGTAGCGCAGTCAGCAGTAGCAGCAACGCAAACTCACAGGCACCCTCACCTCAGAATGTCTCGAAGGCACCACCACCTCTCAGTAACTccaccaacaacaacagcaatgTCTCAACACCTGCCTTGACCTCATCACTTCCTGGTGTGGAGGGACATTCAGACTCAGGTCTGCCTCCAACAGCCGTAATCAAGGAAGAACCACCAGAGGACCGGGAAGAAACTGAAAGTCCTCCCCTGGTATTAAGAAGTCCCTCACCTGAACCAAAACATGTGGATATTCCTATTCACGCCAGCCAATCAGCACG GTTTCACAAGGTCCTTGACAGAGGCAGCAGCAACTCCTGTGCCCGCAGCGATGTCCTCTTTGTCCCATTGGACGGCtccaaactgtggaaaaagagGAACGAGATGATCGAAAGAGCTCGCAGGGAAGTTGAGCAGAGGGCCAGAGacctgagagagaaagaaagggaaCGGGAAAGAGAGCGTGAGAGAGAACTGGATCGGCATCTACAG CACCAGAAGGATGTCAGTGCTGCTGGAGGGGGACGCCAGGGTTCCTCACTCTTCTTCCCCCCCTCGTCCTCCATCATTCTTGacccttcctcttcctccgccTCTTCCTCCGCCAACGTAGTCGCCCACGCTCCCGCTCACCCACAGCATCACCCCTCACATCCACATGCTCATCTTCCACCGACACATCATCTCCACCCCTCTCTGTCCCACGCTATTCCCCACTCCCTCCTCTTACCCACCATGGGTGGGGCGTCGGCAGTGGTTGGTGGTCCTCAGGGGGCCCTGGGAATTGGGTTAGGAGGTCCATATTTAGGACCTGACACACCAGCCCTGAGAACCCTGAGCGAATACGCTCGCCCACATGCCATGTCTCCTCTTAGTGCAGCGAGTCGTGCTCAGGCACACCACCCTCAAGTTCACCATGGTCACCCCCATGTCCACCCCTCATTCTTCCTCCCTCAATTACAAAACCATGCTTTGAGCCACCCACACCACCTACCTACCgatgcagcaacagcagcagccatCTTGGGCTTTTTGTACGGTGGCAGCCTTGAAGGTGGTCCAGGTGTGCCGGGGCACCCTGGGATGGCCGGGGGCCCCGTACCAGGAGGAATTGGCGGTGCGGGTTTGGGAGGCATGGGTTTCCCTCACGCAATGGCAGCTCATCGAGATCGGCTAAAGCCTGGATTTGAGTTTAAGAGTGATGAGCGGGTTTATCCTGTGGGATCCATACCCGACCCTGCAGCTATTGCACTTGCTCATTCGCATGCGCATGCCCACAGCAACGCCCATGCACATGCTCACTCCCTGCTGCTTGCAGGAGGTGCAGCAGCTAATGAAGTGTCACTCTATGGCACTCCACCCCCTCCTCCTGTTCCACCTGGACCTCCACACCTTCAAAACCCAACCCTGGCACAAGTAACCCGACCTCCACAACCTCCTGCTCCACAGTCACTGTCTAATCCTCCTCCTTCATCCCTCCTTCCACCTTCCCTCCCCTCTCACCCTTCATCTGCCCCCTCAGCCCCGGCACCACCTTCCGCACCTCCAACCGCTCCTCCTCAACCACCTACCTCCAACTCTTCCTCACTTCATCAGCCAGTGCCCCACTCTTCTTTCCCTAACTCCCTGTCCTCTCACGTGCCTCCGCCTCCTGCCCCAGCTGCTCCGCCCGAGACTTATCCGACTCCCACGCGCTCCCCTGCCTCGTACGAGCGTGACAGGAGCGGAGCGAGGGAACGGGAGAGGGAGCGGGACAGAGCAGCTTTGCCGGCCTTTGGggacagagagcgagaaagagagagggagcgaGAAAGGGGAGGAAGTGGGGGAGGCGGAGGAGCAGGAGCGGGGAATGGAGGCGGAACagggggaggaggtggaggagagaaCCTGGGGCGTCTTCAGATGTTGAATGTGACGCCTCATCATCACCAGCATTCACACATCCACTCACATCTTCACCTGCACCAGCAAGACACAG CGGCGGGCGGGGTTCACCCCCTGATGGACCCGTTGGCGTCGGGGTCTCCTTTGGCTCGCCTTCCTTACCCAGGAGCAGCACTCGGCACGCCCATCCTGGCTCACCCCCTCACTGACAGCGAGGTGCTTCGCCAACAGCTGTTCGGTGAGGAGAAGGCTCCTCGTCCAT GTGCTCCTTTCCGTGACTTGCCCCAGCCTTCCTCCCTCACCGGTCCCATGTCAGCGGCCCATCAGCTCCAGGCCATGCAGCAGGCCCAGAGCGCGGAGCTGCAGATCCAGAGACTGGCCCTGGAACAGCAGTGGAtccaccaccatcaccaccactCCCTCACACAGGACGAATATTTCAG tCACCTGAAGAAAGAGAGTGACAAGACCCTGTGA